The stretch of DNA CATCTATGCTTTCTCCTATTCTAACTTACCAATAATATTATGTAGTTTATTCAATAAGATTTTTTGAACTCTTTCTGTAGCTTCTAGAATTTCTTCAGGATGATCTAAAAGATCATCAATTGATTCAAATCCCAACATAAGAGCATCCCACTCATCATTTGCAACTTTATTTGCCAGATCATTATATACTGGATGGCTCCCACTATGAAATGGTAAACCTTCAGATATTCCCTCAATCTTACTATATCCAGTTTTAGCTAACATAACACCGTTATCCAAGTTATCAATATCATAAGGCTGTGAATCTAGTTTCCTCGCCAATTGGAACAAGGGATGATCACGAACTACCGCATCAGGAACAATGTGATGGGCTTCATGAAATGATAAGTCAATGTTATCTAATTGGCTAGCGTATTTATTGAGAAGCATTCTTCTTAGTTTACCTGATTGACTGACTCTATTAGCACCTTCCCAAAGCTCAATCTTATTATTCCTAACAGTCAAGCGTGCAAAGACAGAGTTCTCTGCAGATCCTTTAGTTCTTCTTATCTTCTTTTGTTTATTAGCAGTATAATAAAAAGCATATCCTTCTGGAAGCATTTCATCTGTAACTTCCATGATAGGTTTGTTTAGAATATCCCCTAATTCATCAATATTGGCAATTTTTCCATTTTGGACATTTTCAATTCGTTTAGCAATAATTGCTAACTCTTCACTAGAATCTAATAATTTTAGTATCCCATCAACATTCTCAGGTAAGACTGACAATTCATCAAACAGACTAGGATCAGCTTTCCTAGCTACATCCCCCCCTGCTTCTTTCAATTGTAGTAATACTTTCTTAAATTCAGCCGAATTAGAAAATGCTTCTTTGAACTCATCTGCATTATTTGCAAAATATTTCAATTGTTCCAGTACATGAGCACCTTGTTTAGAAGCTACCTTGCTTAATTCCCCTGCATCATCTAAGAATTTGAGATTCTTAAGATTACCGACAATAGGTAATAAACCAATCCCTGATAATAATGCTTGACCATACTCACCTTTTTGCAAGTTAGCGGTTAAATCCCGCGCATCCATGGGAGCATCTAAGCCAGTGAAACCTAAGACAAGTTGAATAGCTATAGCTAAACCGGTAGGATCATCACTATATTCCCCTTTAATTAGGTATTCTATAGTTCTTCCCATATAGCTAGGTTCATAGGCTTTGGATAGTGTAACTTCTTTGAACTCTGCAAAGTCATTGTAATGAGTTTTCGCAGAAGGAAGATTCAAAAACAAGGTACCGTCGCCAAGCCTATTTATAAAGGAAGTAATCTTCCACTCGTATTCTTCTCCATACACACTTCGAAGCTCATCCATATAATCTTGAAAATCACTTTCACTTACATTATCCCAGCTATCACCCTCACTTAGAGTGACAAGCCCACCTAAACTAGAATCATAATTCAATTCATACCCACGAAGATCATTTTCTAGGGATGTCTTTAATTCACGCAATTCATATTCTGGCTGCGTATCTAGAACTTTCAAATAGTGATCACGGTTTGCGGATAAGTAGTCAATAAAAGTTGTTTGATAATGCTGTCGATCAAAGCTTGAACCATGACACCAACTACCTCTATCACCATCGTGAAAGTAGGAAGTTTTCATCAATCTATTCTTAGATATGACCTTATCAACTAACTCCTCAATCTTATAGAGATAGGCTTCTTTATAGGTTTTAAAAGGAGGGGAACTCATAGCTGCCTCCCTTCTGATAACCACTTTTGATAATTCGTTATAAGGGCTGAGGCCCCTTCATCACTTAATAGAGAGGCTTCTTCCTTAATCCAAGCTTCTAGCTCATCGACTAAAGTATCTTTCAATCTTTCATACTCAGTAGGCTTTAGATCAACCTTTTGTCCATTATTGAGGCAGATGGTATATCCCGGAATTGCCTGATTACCGACAAAGTCATCGAGACTATCAGCTCCGGAAGCTCCCGGCTTTTTAAACAAACCGCCACCTTGATCTCCGAAGTGAGAGGTTCCACCGAGCATAGATCCTTTTTGACGAAGATCCATGTCATCCATATTATGAAGATTTTGTTCATCCAATAGAGCTTCCACTCTTTCTGCTTCATTTTCTAAGTTCTGCCTATCTTCCAAATAGACCATGGAAGAACCCTTTAGGCTTTGGATGACGTGTTGAAGCTCATGGGCTAATAATTTGATACCTTCCTCAGTTTGAGAAGAATACTCTCCACCAGCAAAATAGATATGAGAACCTATGGTGTAAGCTCTAGCTCCAGATTGGCGTGCCATGTCTTCAGCAGTGGGGCCAGTATGTATTCTTACACTAGATAAATCCACTCCAAAAGCTCGCTCAAACTGATCTCTTATACTAAATT from Spirochaeta cellobiosiphila DSM 17781 encodes:
- a CDS encoding AHH domain-containing protein gives rise to the protein MSSPPFKTYKEAYLYKIEELVDKVISKNRLMKTSYFHDGDRGSWCHGSSFDRQHYQTTFIDYLSANRDHYLKVLDTQPEYELRELKTSLENDLRGYELNYDSSLGGLVTLSEGDSWDNVSESDFQDYMDELRSVYGEEYEWKITSFINRLGDGTLFLNLPSAKTHYNDFAEFKEVTLSKAYEPSYMGRTIEYLIKGEYSDDPTGLAIAIQLVLGFTGLDAPMDARDLTANLQKGEYGQALLSGIGLLPIVGNLKNLKFLDDAGELSKVASKQGAHVLEQLKYFANNADEFKEAFSNSAEFKKVLLQLKEAGGDVARKADPSLFDELSVLPENVDGILKLLDSSEELAIIAKRIENVQNGKIANIDELGDILNKPIMEVTDEMLPEGYAFYYTANKQKKIRRTKGSAENSVFARLTVRNNKIELWEGANRVSQSGKLRRMLLNKYASQLDNIDLSFHEAHHIVPDAVVRDHPLFQLARKLDSQPYDIDNLDNGVMLAKTGYSKIEGISEGLPFHSGSHPVYNDLANKVANDEWDALMLGFESIDDLLDHPEEILEATERVQKILLNKLHNIIGKLE
- a CDS encoding DUF4157 domain-containing protein → MNLRGSDYQLYYNIWQIMKSSTALYQSYKQALQYETSRQYKTDPLSSAGGSAIPHLSESLDREEPLEFSIRDQFERAFGVDLSSVRIHTGPTAEDMARQSGARAYTIGSHIYFAGGEYSSQTEEGIKLLAHELQHVIQSLKGSSMVYLEDRQNLENEAERVEALLDEQNLHNMDDMDLRQKGSMLGGTSHFGDQGGGLFKKPGASGADSLDDFVGNQAIPGYTICLNNGQKVDLKPTEYERLKDTLVDELEAWIKEEASLLSDEGASALITNYQKWLSEGRQL